In Nocardia sp. NBC_00403, one DNA window encodes the following:
- a CDS encoding DUF3515 domain-containing protein, which translates to MAANSSKPDSSETNSSQADSPETGPSHADSRHTEPAQTEPAQADSQHTEPAQTDSPQTDEVAQADSSRANPAQADSSHPDRSQVDPSQPEPSETNSHRADASAGTPEQTAANVEADSASGIESATTASDKGATSDSDSDSESSSTPRPYPPALIATAVALPVVLIVAILVAAVLARNTPTEREPLVLGPVPAPAADGTACTTLLPVLPVELGDYTKSQLVEPAPPATRAWQRSDGGDPIVLRCGLDRPLEFNRASALQIVNGVQWFEARDPASKASTWFAVDRETYIALTIPDGSGPTPLQAVSDAITAGLPAKAIDPGPLPN; encoded by the coding sequence ATGGCGGCGAATTCGTCGAAGCCCGATTCGTCGGAGACCAATTCGTCGCAGGCCGACTCGCCGGAGACCGGGCCGTCGCACGCCGACTCCCGACACACCGAACCGGCGCAGACAGAACCGGCGCAAGCCGACTCCCAACACACCGAACCGGCGCAGACCGACTCCCCGCAGACCGACGAAGTGGCGCAGGCCGACTCCTCGCGGGCCAACCCGGCGCAGGCCGATTCCTCGCACCCTGACCGGTCGCAGGTCGACCCTTCGCAGCCCGAACCGTCCGAGACCAACTCGCACAGAGCCGATGCCTCGGCGGGCACACCCGAGCAGACCGCCGCCAACGTTGAAGCCGACTCAGCATCGGGCATCGAGAGCGCCACGACAGCCAGCGACAAGGGCGCGACCAGCGACAGCGACAGCGACAGCGAATCATCCTCCACCCCTCGCCCCTACCCGCCCGCACTCATCGCCACCGCCGTCGCACTGCCAGTCGTGCTGATCGTCGCCATCCTGGTGGCCGCAGTCCTGGCCCGCAATACGCCGACCGAGCGCGAACCCCTGGTACTCGGTCCGGTCCCCGCACCCGCCGCCGACGGCACCGCGTGCACCACGCTGTTGCCCGTGCTGCCCGTCGAGCTGGGCGACTACACCAAGTCCCAACTGGTGGAGCCCGCACCGCCCGCCACCCGCGCCTGGCAGCGCAGCGACGGCGGCGACCCGATCGTGCTGCGCTGCGGCCTGGACCGTCCGCTCGAATTCAACCGTGCCTCTGCCCTGCAGATCGTGAACGGCGTCCAATGGTTCGAGGCCCGCGACCCAGCAAGCAAGGCAAGCACCTGGTTCGCCGTCGACCGCGAAACCTACATCGCATTGACCATCCCCGACGGCTCGGGCCCGACACCGCTGCAAGCAGTTTCGGACGCCATCACCGCCGGTCTCCCGGCAAAAGCGATCGATCCGGGCCCGCTGCCGAACTGA
- a CDS encoding D-alanine--D-alanine ligase family protein, producing MTNRIRVAVVFGGRSNEHAVSCVSAGSVLRNLDPERYEAVPIGITAEGSWVLGSSDIAALGFSGSNALPSVDSTGTALTLAADPSRSGALVALDDPSAALGSVDVVFPILHGPFGEDGTLQGMLELTGIPYVGPGVLASAAGMDKEFTKKLLAAEGLPIGVQAVLRPGTATVNDTDRARLGLPVFVKPARGGSSIGITKVTDWSELDAAIATARTHDPKVIVEAGIVGREVECGVLEFPDGRIEASVVAEIRMPAADTDVPDFYDFDTKYLDDVCEFDVPAKLDDDVSDSIRELAVRAFRALDCQGLARVDFFVTADGPVINEINTMPGFTSISMYPRMWEATGIDYASLVSTLIETALARGTGLR from the coding sequence ATGACGAACCGGATCAGGGTGGCTGTGGTGTTCGGCGGGCGCAGTAACGAGCACGCCGTCTCGTGTGTGTCGGCCGGCAGTGTGCTGCGCAACCTGGATCCCGAACGGTACGAGGCGGTGCCGATCGGCATCACCGCCGAAGGCAGCTGGGTGCTCGGCAGCTCCGATATCGCCGCCCTCGGGTTCAGCGGCAGCAACGCCCTGCCGTCGGTGGACAGCACCGGCACTGCGCTGACCTTGGCCGCCGACCCGAGCCGGTCCGGCGCACTGGTCGCGCTCGACGATCCCAGCGCCGCATTGGGTTCGGTCGACGTGGTGTTCCCGATCCTGCACGGCCCGTTCGGCGAGGACGGCACCCTGCAGGGCATGCTGGAGCTGACCGGCATCCCATACGTCGGGCCCGGCGTGTTGGCCAGTGCGGCGGGCATGGACAAGGAATTCACCAAGAAACTGCTCGCCGCCGAGGGCCTGCCGATCGGTGTTCAGGCGGTGCTGCGACCAGGCACTGCCACAGTCAACGATACGGACCGGGCGCGACTCGGGCTGCCGGTGTTCGTCAAACCCGCGCGCGGTGGCTCCTCGATCGGCATCACGAAGGTCACCGACTGGAGCGAGCTGGACGCCGCCATAGCGACGGCACGCACGCACGATCCGAAGGTGATCGTGGAGGCAGGCATCGTCGGACGCGAAGTCGAGTGCGGCGTACTGGAATTCCCGGACGGCCGGATCGAGGCCAGCGTGGTCGCCGAGATCCGGATGCCCGCCGCCGACACCGACGTACCCGACTTCTACGACTTCGATACCAAATACCTCGACGACGTCTGCGAATTCGACGTCCCCGCCAAGCTCGACGACGACGTCTCCGACAGCATCAGGGAACTCGCGGTTCGGGCTTTCCGGGCATTGGACTGCCAGGGCCTGGCCCGCGTCGACTTCTTCGTCACCGCGGACGGCCCCGTGATCAACGAAATCAACACCATGCCCGGCTTCACCTCGATCTCCATGTACCCCCGAATGTGGGAAGCAACCGGAATCGACTATGCCTCGCTGGTTTCCACCCTGATCGAAACCGCACTGGCCCGAGGTACCGGCCTGCGATAG
- a CDS encoding NAD(P)H-dependent glycerol-3-phosphate dehydrogenase has protein sequence MTRAAVLGAGSWGTAFAKVLAEAGTEVTIWARRPEVAEALATDHRNPFYLPGVQLPAVAATDDHVRALAGAEIIVLAVPSQSLRGNLEKWNDAIATAVSDHDASLLSLAKGIETGTLLRMSQVIGEVTGAEASRIAVLSGPNLAKEIAAGQPAATVIACTDAARAVALQQASATGYFRPYTNTDVIGCEIGGACKNVIALACGIASGMGLGDNSIASLITRGLAEIIRLGVALGAEPVTLAGLAGVGDLVATCTSPLSRNRSFGHVLGAGGSMEGAQAATHGQVAEGVKSCSSIRALAAAHDVEMPLTNAVHQVCHEGISVSAAVGTLLGRRIKPE, from the coding sequence ATGACGAGGGCTGCGGTGCTGGGCGCGGGATCATGGGGGACCGCGTTCGCGAAGGTGTTGGCGGAGGCGGGCACCGAGGTCACGATCTGGGCCAGGCGACCCGAGGTGGCCGAGGCGTTGGCAACCGATCATCGCAATCCGTTCTATCTGCCCGGCGTGCAGCTGCCCGCCGTCGCGGCTACCGATGATCATGTGCGCGCGCTCGCGGGTGCGGAGATCATTGTGCTTGCCGTGCCGTCCCAATCCCTGCGCGGAAATCTCGAGAAGTGGAACGATGCGATCGCGACAGCGGTGTCCGATCACGATGCCTCGTTACTCAGCCTGGCCAAGGGCATCGAAACCGGCACGCTATTGCGGATGAGCCAGGTGATCGGTGAGGTGACCGGGGCCGAGGCGAGCCGGATTGCGGTGCTGTCGGGTCCGAATCTGGCCAAGGAGATCGCCGCGGGACAGCCGGCGGCCACCGTGATCGCCTGCACCGACGCCGCACGCGCGGTGGCGCTGCAACAGGCCAGCGCGACCGGATACTTCCGTCCGTACACCAACACCGATGTGATCGGCTGTGAGATCGGTGGCGCATGTAAGAACGTGATCGCGCTCGCCTGCGGTATCGCGTCCGGAATGGGATTGGGCGACAATTCGATCGCCAGCCTGATCACCCGCGGGCTCGCCGAGATCATCAGGCTCGGGGTCGCGCTCGGCGCCGAACCGGTCACTCTCGCCGGGCTAGCCGGTGTCGGCGACCTGGTCGCGACGTGCACCTCGCCGCTGTCACGTAACCGGTCGTTCGGGCATGTGCTCGGCGCGGGTGGTTCGATGGAGGGCGCGCAGGCAGCCACACATGGGCAGGTCGCCGAGGGTGTGAAGTCGTGCTCATCCATTCGTGCGCTCGCGGCGGCGCACGACGTCGAGATGCCGCTGACGAACGCCGTGCACCAGGTCTGCCACGAGGGTATTTCGGTCAGTGCGGCGGTGGGTACCCTGCTCGGCAGACGGATCAAGCCGGAGTAG
- the cofC gene encoding 2-phospho-L-lactate guanylyltransferase yields the protein MRPHAVHAVIAVKSLDRAKSRLSDRLRPEHRARLVLAMLADTVTAAAAAAQVVSVTVVTPDPAVADLARTLGATVHPEPRRDAIDPADPDGLNTALTDAASALRHRHGPIDLLALQADLPALRPEELSDMLATAPPGVRSIVVDHAGTGTAALLVRAATTALDPRFGPDSARRHIAAGAVDLRGEWPGLRLDVDTADDLDLAVDLGAGDATRAVLCDIGWPGHVHEQVRRVC from the coding sequence ATGCGTCCGCACGCCGTGCACGCCGTGATCGCGGTGAAAAGCCTCGACCGGGCCAAGAGCCGTCTGTCCGATCGGCTGCGCCCGGAGCATCGGGCGCGGCTGGTGCTCGCCATGCTCGCCGACACCGTGACCGCTGCCGCTGCCGCGGCGCAGGTCGTCTCGGTCACGGTCGTCACCCCTGACCCCGCAGTCGCCGACCTGGCGCGCACCCTCGGCGCCACCGTGCATCCCGAGCCACGCCGGGACGCGATCGATCCCGCCGATCCGGACGGCCTGAACACCGCGCTGACCGACGCCGCGAGCGCGCTGCGGCATCGGCACGGTCCGATCGATCTACTGGCCCTGCAGGCAGACCTGCCCGCCTTGCGACCGGAGGAACTGTCGGACATGCTGGCGACCGCGCCGCCGGGCGTGCGCTCGATCGTCGTCGACCACGCGGGTACCGGCACCGCGGCACTACTGGTCCGCGCCGCCACCACCGCACTCGATCCGCGCTTCGGACCCGACTCCGCCCGCCGGCACATCGCCGCGGGCGCAGTCGATCTGCGCGGCGAATGGCCGGGGCTGCGGCTGGACGTCGACACCGCCGACGATCTCGATCTCGCTGTCGATCTCGGAGCCGGGGACGCCACCCGGGCCGTCCTGTGCGACATCGGCTGGCCAGGTCACGTTCACGAGCAGGTTCGACGCGTGTGCTAG
- a CDS encoding RNA degradosome polyphosphate kinase has protein sequence MSDTETVKSQQLLPTPPPAATPPSEDSQAERLPRDRYLNRELSWLDFNARVLALAEDESLPLLERAKFLAIFASNLDEFYMVRVAGLKRRAETGLSVRSADGRSPSEQLAMIAARAQEIADRHARAFLDSVLPSLTAEGIAIIGWTDLDDDERQRLSSHFQEQVFPVLTPLAVDPAHPFPYISGLSLNLAVTVRDSATGGEHFARVKVPDNVDRFVRVRRSDSGSLIAAFLPMEGLIAAHLDLLFPGMKVVEHHAFRITRNADFEVDEDRDEDLLQALERELARRRFGSPVRLEVSDDMTEHMLDLLLRELEVDAGDVIQVPGLLDLSCLWQVYGVDRPNLKDAPYVPATPPAFGERETPRNVFAALREGDVLVHHPYDSFSTSVQRFIEQAAADPQVLAIKQTLYRTSGDSPIVNALIDAAEAGKQVVALVEIKARFDEQANIKWARALEQAGVHVVYGLIGLKTHCKTCLVVRREGATIRRYCHIGTGNYNPKTARLYEDVGLLTAAPEIGADLTDLFNSLTGYSRKANYRNLLVAPQGVRAGIIERIQRETELAQQGIPARIRLKANAIVDEQVIDALYRASQAGVPVQIVVRGICGLRPGVPGMSDNIEVRSILGRFLEHSRIMHFQAQDQYWIGSADMMHRNLDRRVEVMAQVKDPRLTEQMGAVFDSALHPMTRCWVLQADGSWHARPQRAGENGEQVRDHQEFLMRLRRPDQP, from the coding sequence ATGAGTGATACCGAAACCGTCAAGTCGCAGCAACTGCTGCCCACGCCGCCGCCCGCCGCGACACCTCCTTCGGAGGACTCGCAGGCCGAGCGGTTGCCACGTGATCGCTACCTGAATCGCGAGCTGAGTTGGCTCGACTTCAACGCCAGGGTGCTCGCCCTTGCCGAAGACGAGTCGCTGCCGTTGCTGGAGCGGGCGAAATTCCTGGCGATCTTCGCCTCGAATCTCGACGAGTTCTATATGGTCCGCGTCGCAGGCCTCAAGCGCCGCGCCGAGACCGGACTTTCGGTCCGCTCGGCGGACGGCCGCTCGCCCTCCGAGCAATTGGCGATGATCGCCGCGCGGGCCCAGGAGATCGCCGACCGGCACGCCCGCGCCTTCCTCGACTCCGTCCTGCCCTCCCTGACCGCCGAGGGCATCGCGATCATCGGCTGGACCGACCTCGACGACGATGAGCGCCAGCGCCTCTCGAGCCACTTCCAAGAACAGGTCTTCCCCGTGCTCACCCCGCTCGCGGTGGACCCGGCGCACCCGTTCCCCTACATCAGCGGGCTGAGCCTGAACCTCGCGGTGACGGTGCGGGATTCCGCCACCGGCGGCGAACACTTCGCCAGGGTGAAGGTACCCGACAACGTCGATCGGTTCGTCCGGGTGCGACGCAGCGACTCCGGTTCCCTCATCGCGGCATTCCTGCCGATGGAAGGGCTCATCGCGGCGCATCTGGATCTGCTGTTCCCCGGCATGAAGGTGGTCGAGCACCACGCGTTCCGCATCACCCGCAACGCCGATTTCGAGGTCGACGAGGACCGCGACGAGGATCTGCTGCAGGCGCTGGAGCGCGAACTCGCGCGGCGGCGCTTCGGCTCGCCGGTGCGACTCGAGGTCTCCGACGATATGACCGAGCACATGCTCGATCTGCTGCTGCGTGAGCTCGAGGTCGACGCCGGCGATGTCATCCAGGTGCCCGGCCTGCTCGATCTGTCGTGCCTGTGGCAGGTCTACGGCGTCGACCGGCCGAACCTCAAAGACGCGCCGTATGTGCCCGCGACCCCGCCCGCCTTCGGTGAGCGCGAGACCCCGCGCAACGTGTTCGCGGCGCTGCGCGAGGGCGACGTGCTGGTGCACCACCCCTATGACTCGTTCTCCACCAGTGTGCAGCGCTTCATCGAGCAGGCCGCCGCCGATCCGCAGGTACTCGCGATCAAGCAGACCCTGTACCGCACCTCCGGTGACTCCCCGATCGTGAATGCGCTCATCGATGCCGCGGAAGCGGGCAAGCAGGTCGTCGCGCTGGTCGAGATCAAGGCCCGCTTCGACGAGCAGGCCAACATCAAATGGGCGCGGGCCCTGGAGCAGGCCGGCGTGCACGTGGTGTACGGCCTGATCGGCCTCAAGACGCACTGCAAGACGTGTCTGGTGGTGCGGCGTGAGGGTGCGACCATCCGCCGCTATTGCCATATCGGCACCGGAAATTACAACCCGAAGACCGCACGCCTGTACGAGGACGTCGGATTGCTCACCGCCGCACCGGAAATCGGCGCCGATCTGACCGACCTGTTCAATTCGCTGACCGGTTACTCGCGAAAGGCCAACTACCGCAACCTACTTGTTGCACCGCAAGGAGTACGGGCCGGAATCATCGAGCGGATCCAGCGCGAAACGGAGCTGGCGCAACAAGGCATTCCGGCGCGAATTCGGTTGAAGGCCAATGCGATCGTCGACGAACAAGTGATCGATGCGCTCTACCGTGCATCACAGGCAGGCGTCCCGGTGCAGATCGTGGTGCGCGGCATCTGCGGGCTGCGCCCCGGCGTTCCCGGGATGAGTGACAATATCGAGGTCCGCTCGATTCTCGGCCGTTTCCTCGAGCATTCGCGGATCATGCACTTCCAGGCCCAGGACCAATACTGGATCGGCAGCGCCGACATGATGCACCGCAACCTCGATCGTCGCGTCGAAGTGATGGCCCAGGTGAAGGATCCACGGCTCACCGAGCAGATGGGCGCGGTGTTCGACTCCGCACTGCATCCGATGACACGGTGCTGGGTGCTGCAGGCCGATGGCAGTTGGCATGCCAGGCCCCAACGAGCAGGCGAGAACGGCGAACAAGTGAGAGACCACCAAGAGTTCCTGATGCGATTGCGGAGACCAGATCAGCCGTGA
- a CDS encoding NUDIX hydrolase encodes MDGGPFWDPRVTANIHAAGAVLWRRAPGGSGAVEIAVVHRPKYQDWSLPKGKLDPGETPVLAGVREVREETGLDCRLGRYLGHVTYPIPGHRKLKRVDYWSAEVSGGAFAANSEVDLLKWYSLDRVMEQLSYPMDRQVLRAFARLPAATSTLLLVRHAKAGSRDRFNGPDDERPLERAGQGQAQSLAPNLLAFGASEVYSAPPVRCVQTVAPLAEKLGVKIAVEPLFSESGYAAAPDAARERARELVSDRAVRVLCSQGKVIPDLLNSWADRDGITLPSARNRKGSAWVLSFAAGRLVAADHLDRSLSDAIVKS; translated from the coding sequence ATGGACGGGGGACCGTTCTGGGATCCCCGAGTGACAGCCAACATTCATGCCGCTGGTGCAGTGTTGTGGCGAAGGGCGCCGGGTGGTTCCGGCGCCGTCGAGATCGCCGTCGTGCACCGCCCCAAGTACCAGGACTGGTCCTTGCCGAAGGGCAAACTCGACCCGGGTGAAACGCCGGTCCTCGCCGGGGTGCGCGAGGTGCGCGAGGAGACCGGGCTCGACTGCCGACTCGGCCGCTACCTCGGGCATGTCACTTATCCCATTCCCGGGCATCGCAAACTCAAGCGCGTCGACTATTGGTCGGCCGAGGTGTCGGGTGGTGCATTCGCCGCCAATTCCGAGGTCGATCTACTGAAGTGGTACTCGCTCGACCGGGTAATGGAACAGCTGTCCTATCCCATGGACCGGCAGGTACTGCGCGCGTTCGCCCGGCTACCGGCGGCCACCAGCACGCTGCTGCTGGTGCGGCACGCGAAGGCGGGTAGCAGGGACCGGTTCAACGGCCCGGACGACGAGCGGCCGCTGGAGCGGGCCGGACAGGGCCAGGCACAGTCGCTGGCGCCGAATCTGCTGGCGTTCGGCGCATCCGAGGTCTATTCGGCCCCACCGGTGCGCTGTGTCCAGACGGTGGCGCCCCTGGCGGAGAAACTGGGTGTGAAAATCGCCGTCGAGCCGCTGTTTTCCGAATCCGGTTATGCCGCAGCGCCCGACGCCGCCCGCGAGCGCGCACGCGAACTCGTTTCCGATCGCGCGGTGCGGGTGTTGTGCAGTCAGGGCAAGGTGATTCCCGATCTGCTGAATTCGTGGGCCGACCGGGACGGCATTACCCTGCCCTCCGCTCGCAATCGCAAAGGCAGCGCGTGGGTGCTGTCCTTCGCGGCCGGACGGCTCGTCGCCGCAGACCATCTCGACCGCTCGTTGTCGGATGCCATCGTGAAGTCCTGA
- a CDS encoding HU family DNA-binding protein — protein MNKAELIDVLTEKLGTDRRTATAAVEHVVDTIVRAVHKGQSVTITGFGVFEQRKRAARVARNPRTGETVKVKPTSVPAFRPGAQFKAVIAGKQKLTASGPAVKRGANAPVAAKKAAAKKVAAKKAAAKKATATKAPAKTTAKKAAKKAPAKTTARKTAVKAAAKKAPAKAAAAKKALAKKVVAKKVVAAKKTTAAKKTTAAKKAPAKKTAAKKAPARRAR, from the coding sequence ATGAACAAGGCGGAACTGATCGACGTTCTGACCGAAAAGTTGGGTACGGACAGGCGCACGGCCACCGCGGCAGTCGAGCACGTGGTCGACACCATCGTGCGCGCGGTGCACAAGGGTCAGAGCGTCACAATCACTGGATTCGGTGTGTTCGAACAGCGTAAGCGTGCGGCTCGCGTAGCGCGGAACCCGCGCACCGGCGAAACCGTCAAGGTGAAGCCCACTTCGGTGCCTGCATTCCGTCCGGGTGCTCAGTTCAAGGCCGTTATTGCGGGTAAGCAGAAGCTGACCGCGAGCGGCCCCGCCGTCAAGCGCGGCGCGAATGCGCCGGTAGCGGCGAAGAAGGCGGCCGCCAAGAAGGTGGCGGCGAAGAAGGCAGCCGCAAAGAAGGCCACCGCTACCAAGGCGCCCGCCAAGACCACGGCGAAGAAGGCAGCCAAGAAGGCACCGGCAAAGACCACCGCCCGCAAGACCGCGGTCAAGGCAGCCGCGAAGAAGGCTCCGGCCAAGGCCGCGGCCGCCAAGAAGGCTCTGGCAAAGAAGGTTGTGGCCAAGAAGGTTGTGGCCGCCAAGAAGACCACAGCGGCCAAGAAGACCACCGCGGCAAAGAAGGCGCCCGCCAAGAAGACTGCGGCGAAGAAGGCTCCGGCCCGTCGGGCTCGCTGA
- the leuD gene encoding 3-isopropylmalate dehydratase small subunit yields the protein MEAFTVHKGIGVPLRRSNVDTDQIIPAVYLKRVTRTGFEDGLFAAWRSDPNFILNTEPYKRGSVLVAGPDFGTGSSREHAVWALSDYGFRVVISSRFADIFRGNAGKGGVLAAQMSQNDVEMLWKLIEEQPGLELVVDLQARTVTAGTVVLPFDIDDYTRWRLLEGLDDIGLTLRRSDAIDEFEKARPTWKPATLPARISQA from the coding sequence ATGGAAGCCTTCACAGTGCACAAGGGGATCGGAGTGCCGTTGCGCCGATCCAATGTCGACACCGATCAGATCATTCCTGCGGTGTACCTGAAGCGTGTGACCCGCACCGGATTCGAAGACGGGCTGTTCGCCGCATGGCGATCGGATCCGAACTTCATTCTGAACACCGAGCCCTACAAGCGGGGCAGTGTGCTGGTGGCAGGTCCGGATTTCGGTACCGGATCCTCACGTGAGCACGCCGTATGGGCGCTGTCGGACTACGGCTTTCGGGTAGTCATCTCATCCCGCTTCGCCGACATCTTCCGCGGCAATGCAGGCAAGGGCGGTGTACTTGCCGCACAGATGTCACAGAACGATGTCGAAATGCTCTGGAAGTTGATCGAGGAACAGCCCGGTCTCGAATTGGTTGTAGACCTCCAAGCGCGCACGGTGACGGCCGGAACCGTCGTGTTGCCGTTCGATATTGATGACTACACGCGGTGGCGTCTGCTGGAAGGATTGGATGACATCGGGCTCACGCTGCGGCGTAGCGACGCCATCGACGAGTTCGAAAAGGCAAGGCCAACTTGGAAACCCGCCACCCTGCCGGCACGTATTTCGCAAGCGTAA
- the leuC gene encoding 3-isopropylmalate dehydratase large subunit, translated as MAERALTLAEKVWEQHVVARGEGEGASREPDLIYIDLHLVHEVTSPQAFDGLRAAGREVRRPDLTIATEDHNVPTIDIDRPIADPISRTQVETLRRNCAEFGVRLHPMGDLDQGIVHVVGPQLGLTQPGTTVVCGDSHTSTHGAFGALAMGIGTSEVEHVLATQTLSLRPFKTMAITVDGRLPDGVTSKDLVLAVIAEIGTGGGQGYVLEYRGEAIRAMSMEARMTICNMSIEAGARAGMIAPDATTYEFLKGRPHAPQGADWDAAVAAWEALKTDEGAVFDAEVHIDASALSPFVTWGTNPGQGAPLGDAVPDPAQIADETARESAEKALRYMDLVPGTPLRDVAVDTVFVGSCTNGRIEDLRAVAGILKGRHVADGVRMLVVPGSMRVRAQAEKEGLGEIFTAAGAEWRQAGCSMCLGMNPDQLEPGQRCASTSNRNFEGRQGKGGRTHLVSPLVAAATAVRGTLSAPADLN; from the coding sequence ATGGCCGAACGCGCACTGACGCTGGCCGAGAAGGTGTGGGAGCAGCACGTCGTCGCTCGCGGCGAGGGTGAAGGGGCCTCGCGTGAGCCGGACCTGATCTACATCGATTTGCATCTCGTGCACGAGGTGACCAGTCCGCAGGCCTTCGACGGGCTCCGCGCCGCGGGCCGCGAGGTCCGCCGCCCCGACCTGACCATCGCCACCGAGGACCACAACGTCCCGACCATTGATATCGATCGGCCGATCGCCGACCCGATTTCGCGCACCCAGGTCGAAACATTGCGGCGCAATTGTGCGGAATTCGGTGTGCGGCTGCACCCGATGGGCGATCTCGATCAGGGCATCGTGCACGTGGTCGGGCCGCAGCTCGGCCTGACGCAGCCCGGTACGACGGTGGTGTGCGGCGACAGCCACACCTCTACCCACGGCGCGTTCGGCGCGCTGGCGATGGGTATCGGCACCAGCGAGGTCGAACATGTTCTTGCCACCCAGACACTCTCGCTGCGCCCGTTCAAGACGATGGCGATCACCGTGGACGGCCGATTGCCGGACGGTGTCACGAGCAAGGACCTGGTTTTGGCGGTGATCGCCGAGATCGGCACCGGCGGCGGTCAGGGCTATGTGCTCGAGTACCGCGGTGAGGCAATCCGCGCCATGTCGATGGAGGCGCGAATGACGATCTGCAACATGTCCATCGAAGCGGGCGCACGAGCGGGCATGATCGCCCCGGACGCGACGACCTATGAATTCCTCAAAGGTCGCCCACACGCGCCGCAGGGGGCCGACTGGGATGCCGCAGTGGCCGCCTGGGAGGCGCTGAAGACCGACGAGGGCGCGGTTTTCGACGCTGAGGTGCATATCGACGCCAGCGCGCTGTCGCCGTTCGTCACCTGGGGCACCAACCCGGGACAGGGTGCGCCGCTGGGCGACGCCGTGCCCGACCCGGCGCAGATTGCCGATGAGACCGCGCGTGAGTCGGCGGAGAAAGCGCTGCGGTACATGGATTTGGTGCCCGGTACTCCGCTTCGTGATGTGGCGGTGGACACCGTATTCGTCGGATCGTGCACCAACGGACGTATCGAGGATTTGCGTGCGGTGGCGGGGATTTTGAAGGGACGTCACGTTGCCGATGGCGTGCGAATGTTGGTTGTACCGGGCTCGATGAGGGTTCGAGCACAGGCAGAAAAAGAAGGACTCGGCGAGATTTTCACGGCGGCGGGCGCCGAATGGCGGCAAGCGGGTTGCTCTATGTGCTTGGGAATGAATCCCGATCAGCTGGAGCCGGGTCAGCGCTGCGCATCGACCTCGAACAGGAACTTCGAGGGCAGGCAGGGCAAAGGTGGCCGTACGCACCTTGTTTCCCCGCTCGTAGCGGCCGCGACAGCGGTCAGGGGCACCCTATCCGCGCCGGCGGATCTGAACTGA
- a CDS encoding IclR family transcriptional regulator — MRQHSGIGVLDKAVSVLYAVAEQPCGLNELCTRTGLPRATAHRLAVGLEVHRLLARDNNGLWRPGPALAELAAGATDPLNEAATVVLPRLREITGESVQIYCRDGHARICVAALEPNVGLRDTVPIGARLPLTAGSAAKVLLAWADPELQRMILADAVFGERALAEVRRRGWAQSAAERASGVASVSAPVRDAGGAVIAAVSVSGPIDRMGRRPGARWAADLVAAADALHKRL; from the coding sequence ATGAGACAGCATAGCGGTATCGGCGTCCTCGACAAAGCGGTGTCAGTGCTCTACGCCGTCGCGGAGCAACCCTGCGGTCTCAACGAGCTGTGCACCCGCACCGGCCTACCGCGCGCCACCGCTCACCGGCTGGCCGTCGGCCTCGAAGTGCACCGCCTGCTCGCCCGCGACAACAACGGCCTGTGGCGGCCGGGACCGGCGCTCGCAGAGCTCGCCGCCGGCGCCACCGACCCACTGAACGAGGCCGCGACGGTCGTCCTGCCGCGGTTGCGCGAGATCACCGGCGAGAGCGTCCAGATCTATTGCCGCGATGGTCACGCACGAATCTGCGTGGCTGCCCTGGAGCCCAATGTCGGCCTGCGCGACACCGTTCCCATCGGCGCCCGACTGCCGCTCACCGCGGGATCCGCGGCCAAGGTGCTGCTCGCCTGGGCCGACCCCGAGCTACAGCGCATGATCCTGGCCGACGCAGTCTTCGGCGAGCGCGCGCTTGCCGAGGTGCGCCGCCGCGGCTGGGCACAGAGCGCCGCCGAACGCGCAAGCGGCGTGGCAAGCGTCTCCGCGCCCGTGCGCGACGCAGGGGGCGCCGTAATCGCCGCGGTGTCGGTATCGGGCCCGATCGATCGCATGGGCAGGCGACCCGGCGCGCGCTGGGCAGCAGACCTGGTCGCCGCGGCCGATGCATTACACAAGCGCCTGTAA